GAATTAAAGGTCACGGCGGTGCAGATCCGCTTATTCCTTCCATTCAGGTTTCGAGCAACTGTTATTTTTCTTATGCTTACCTGGCCATCATTAACAAATATCCCGGAAACCCGAGCAAAGGCGTGGATGAGTGGAAAGCAATTATGAAGAGTTTCGGTTTCGGAGAGTTTCTTAACAATGACCTCGCAGCCGGGGTGAAAGGCAGAATCCCCACCGGTGAATTTTATGAAAAAAGAATGGCTTCCATTTACAAAGCCAGCGGCAATAAAGCTGATCCGAAAAAATGGGATCCACTTGCAACAGGAGCCGTTTTTAACGGGATGGGCCAGGGAGACGTCATGCTTACGCCGCTGCAGCTGGCCAATGGTGTTGCAGCTATTGCCAATAAAGGGTTTTATTACACGCCGCATATTGTAAAATCAATCGACGGGAAACCCAATCCTGATCCCCGCTTTAAGGTAAAACACAAAACATTGGTAGACCCAAAGCATTTCGAACCGGTACTGAAAGGAATGGAAGCCGTAGTGCAGGCCGGAACGGCGAGAGGCCTTAAATCAAACGATTTCACCATGCTTGCAAAAACCGGTACCGCGCAGGTTCCCCAGGGGAAGGACAACTCGGTTTTCGTACTTATTGCTCCGGCCGACAAACCCAAGATTGTGGTGGTAGCGCTTATGGAGCACGCTGGTTTTGGTGCAACCTGGGCAGGGCCTGCGAGTGCAGTAATTGCAGAAAAATATCTTACCGGAACCGTGAAACGCGAACACCTTTACAAGAAAATGGTGACTTCGAGTTTTATGGGCGAATACCGGAGGCAATGGATCGCCGACCTGAAGAGGAAAGGGCTTTATAAAGAGCCGGATAAAGATTCGTTAAGGATCATCAGTATCGAGGACAGTTTGCGAACCATTACAGACAAAAATCTCAGAAGCAGCTTAATTTATAAAAGAGATTCTTTAAAACTAAGGTTCAATGAAAGGCAGGCCGCGAAACAGCGCGAGGCTCTGAAGAAAAAACAGTTACAAACCCAAACACCAAACAAACCAAAATGAAGTGGGCGCAAGGATTAGATAAAACCGGAATCGGACTTTATATTCTGATTTGCCTTTTCGCTGTAGCCAATATCTACAGTGTGGATGAAGGTTTGGGCAAAAAACAGCTGATTTTCTTTATCCTGTCATTATTCATTGGTTTCATCATATTCGTTACGCGATCCAAGTTTTTCGAGAACCTGTCGGGTATCTTCTATATTGGCGGTGTCTTGCTTCTGATCGGGTTATTTCCCTTCGGAACTGAAATTCTGGGTCAGAAAAACTGGTATAAATTCGGCGGATTTACCATGCAACCGGTGGAGTTTGCAAAGATTGGAACAGCCTTGATGTTGTCCAACTACGTTGCCGGTCCGGATTTTAATCTCAGATATAAAAAATCATTGTGGACGTCGCTTGCGATTATCGGCATTCCCGCAATAGTGGTCCTAGCAATTCCGGATGTTGGTTCACTGTTGGTTTTCGGAGCTTTTGTGATAGCGCTTTACCGTGAAGGCTTGAGCGGATGGTTTTTCGGCGTAATAGGGATTTTAGCAGCGGTATTTCTTATTTCGCTGGCCGTGAATCCACTATATGTTGTTTTCGGAATTCTGGCTTTAGCCGGCATTTTGATTCTATTGAACTACCGCAGAATTTCCTGGAATGTAATTTCTATTGCTTCAATTATAGGCGCAGTTGGGGTTTTGTGCGGCTTAGCGATGGCTACCCCAAAAATTCTGGAAAAAATGCCTAAGCACCAACGGGAAAGAATTGAGGTTCTTTATAAAGGCGAAAAAGCATTCCGCGATACTTCAGGCTACAACCTTTTATATTCTAAGACGGCTATCGGATCCGGAGGTTTTTTTGGTAAAGGTTACAAACAGGGTTCCGTTACTCAGGGAAAGTTTGTGCCCGAACAGGAAACTGACTATATTTTCTGTACAGTAGGCGAGGAATGGGGCTTTTTTGGAAGCGTTTTACTTGTTTTGGCGTATGCCGTTTACATCGGCCGGATTTATTTTCTCGCTGAAAATCAGAAAACCATCTTCAACCGGGTCTTCGGTTACTGTTTTGCCTCAATTCTTTTAATTCACTTTGGAATTAATCTCGGGATGGTGATGGGGCTTTTCCCTACCGTAGGGATTCCGTTACCGTATTTCAGTTATGGCGGAAGTTCATTGCTTGCCTTTTCGATTATGACTGCGATTTTCTTTAAGCTTAATTATACTGATAAAAACAGTTTGGTATAAAAACGAAATCCCGTAAAAAAAAACGGGATTTTTTACTTAAATTGAATTAATTCTTTACCAAAAGCCTGAAACCTTCGCCGTGCACGTTGATGATTTCCAGCCCTTCGTCGTCTTTCAGGAGTTTACGAAGTTTGGCGATGTAAACGTCCATACTTCTTGCGGTGAAATAGTTTTCCTTTTTCCAGATTTTTCTTAATGCTAAATCTCTCGGCATAAAGTCGTTTCTGTGAATGCAAAGCAGCTTAAGCAGCTCATTTTCCTTTGGCGAAAGCTTGTATTCATTGTCGCCAACACGCAGCTGTCTCAGCATGGAATCAAAGAAAATATTGCTGATTTTGAACTGTTCCTGTTCTTCATTTTCAAGAGTTGTGCTGCGCTGAAGAATCGCCTTTATTTTGTAAAGAAGCAGCTCCGTATCAAACGGTTTTGTGATATAGTCGTCGGCGCCAATCTGATAGCCTTTCAGGATATCTTCGCGCATATTTCTTGCGGTAAGGAAAATAATCGGCGTGTTTTTATCGATTTTCTTCACATCTTCAGCCAGGCTGAAACCGTCTTTTTTCGGCATCATCACGTCAAAGATGCAGATATCGAATTCATTTTCTGTAAATTCTTTCAAACCCTGTTCGCCATCTGTCGCCAGCGTCACTTCAAAGTTATTGATGGTTAAATAGTCCTTAAGCACCGCACCAAAACTCTGGTCGTCTTCTACTAATAAGATTCTGTTGCTCATATCTTTATTAATTAATAATTAAAAAATAATAATGAAGAATTTTAATCTTCATTGTTTTTACTGGTTTTTAAAATTGATGTAAGAATTTTAATAATCTCTTCATTGTCATCAAACATCGATTGAAATTCTTTGTCGTTTAAATATTCTGTTCTGTTTAAAAGCCTCAACCAAAAAGACGTCTCGAAAGATTCTTTGTATGAGATTTGATTTTTGGCAATAAATTCCTTTTTACTGAAAGCTGCAGCCGCTTCTTCAATATTTGCTCCGATTGATGTCCCCGAACGTAATAATTGTTTAGACATTACAAATTCCTTTCTCTCTGACGTAAGCATTTTATATAAATTCACAATTCTAACAGCAAATTCAAAAGACTTATGTCTAATAGGATTTTCAGTCGGGTTTTTCATAGTTTGTTTTCGGTTCTAATAATTATTAATTTTTCATTGTTAATTATTAATTGTAATCAGCTCATCGGTAGTTTTATCGTAAACGTAGAGCCTTTTCCCTTTACTGATTCTACGTGGATTTGTCCTTTGTGAAGCTCGATGATTTTCTTTACATAAGACAGCCCGAGCCCCTGGCCTTTTACGTTATGGATATTTCCGGTTTCTTCGCGGAAGAATTTTTCAAAGATTTTGTTTTTATTGATGGCATCCATTCCCATCCCTTTATCGGAGATTTCGATCACGTACCAGTGGCCTTCGTTTTTGGTTTTCACCTTTATCTCCGGTGCTTCCGGCGAATATTTATTGGCGTTGTCCAAGAGGTTTACCAGCATATTCGAGATGTGGAATTCATCCACTTTCACGATGTAGCGGTCCGCATCAAATTCCTGAATCAGTGATCCATTTCTTTCATTGACGATCAATTGGAAAGATTGGCTGATGTCCCGAATGAGCTGTCTCATATTGGTTTCTTTCAGGAAAAGCTGTACTTCATTGCGCTCCAGTTTCGACATATTCAATACGTTTTCAACCTGTTTTTTCATCCGCAGGTTCTCCTGTTTTATCAGCTGCGAATAGTATTTTACTTTTTCCGGATTGGTCGCTATTGTGTCATTTGCCAAAGAATCAGTTGCTACAGAAATTGTTGCCAAAGGCGTTTTGAACTCATGCGACATATTGTTGATGAAATCGGTCTTCACATCCGCAATACGTTTCTGCTGCATCATATAGTTGATGGAAGTGATGTAAATCCCAAGAATGGTGAGCAGTGACAGGAAAGTTCCCAGCAGCATCGGAAGATTGTTTTTTATCAGCGAAACATCTTTTCTCGGGAATACCAAAGACAGCGTATAAAGCGGGTTGTCTTTGCTGTCCCTGAAAAGGACTTTGTCATACTTTGTGTTGGTTTGCTGTTTTCTGTAATCTTCGTTGGTAAGCGTGGTAAGTTTATTGTTTTTATCAAAAATGCCGTAGCCGAAACCGCTCGTAATCCCATTGTTTTTCAATGCATTCGACACCACAGAATCAATGGTTTGCGGAGAAACCCGTTTTTCAATCGGTCTGTTGCTGCCTTCCACGCGGACAAATTCCTTCAGACTGAATTCCCCGGAATTTATGGATGAATTGAGCGCTGCGGTCAATGCTTCACGTTTCGTGGTGTCGCGCTGGATTTTTATCAGGTTTTCATCGGTCCACAGTTTTATCCGGTTCAGGCTGTCGCCGGTATTGGAAATGGGAAGGTTTTCTCTTTCGATGATGTTTTTCTGGTAGGTAATCGTTCTTTTGCTCGCAGAATCTTCAGTTTGCTGAATGATGGTTGAACTCGGCTGCGCATTGTTGGCCAGAACAGTCTTCCCGAAATTCTTGTAATTTTCATTGATAAGCTGGTTGTATTCGATGTCCTCGATTTTTTTCACCGACTGGTCAAGAGCGATGCTCACTTTGTTTGAAAAATCCTGATCCAAAGCGCCATAATATTCCTTCAGCCATTTGATCTGCAGCGTGACGAAAATCACGACAGAGATGGACATCAGTATTGAAATTATCGGAATAAATCTTTGATTCATTGAATTATTTTAAATTACGAATGTTAAAATTACTGATTTTAACATTATGAGAACAAAAAATGCACCAAAATATTGTGCATTTTTTCTTAAAAAACTGATTTTTAACGAATTTAGTTTAAACAACGTTTAGCCCAATGAACTTAAAACTTCTTCATCAAATAGTTTTTCATCAATAAAATACTGTATCACAGCCTTTTTCATAAGAAGCGACTGTTCATTTGGTTTTAATTCCGGGATTGGTTCCTTCTCAGTAAAATGCGGAAAACCATCATCGTCGTAATGTGAAAATTCAAAAAATCCGAAGGGCTGCAAAAGCCTGCAAACCGCGATGTGAATGAGATTCACCTTGTCATCCTTGCTGTATTCCTGTTTGCCGGAGCCCAATTCCTGGATCCCGATTAAATATAGAATGGTCTCAATAGGAACATTGGGTTCAGTTCCAAAATTGTCCTGAAAAAACCGGTCAACTATTTTCCAAAGTTCTGATTCATTCATTTTCTTTCAAGTTTTAATAAAAATGCATATTCCAGCGCATCTTCCTTCAGCGATTCGAAACGCCCGCTCGCTCCACCGTGACCGGAACTCATATCTGTTTTGAAGATCAAAATATTGCTGTCGGTTTTCAGGTCGCGAAGTTTCGCTGTCCATTTAGCAGGTTCCCAATACTGCACTTGCGAATCGTGTAACCCTGTGGTGATTAGTATATTGGGATATCTTTTTTGTTCGATGTTGTCGTATGGTGAATACGATTTCATATAATCGTAATATTTCTTCTGATTCGGATTTCCCCATTCGTCATATTCTCCGGTTGTGAGCGGGATCGTGTCGTCCAACATCGTCGTCACCACATCCACAAACGGAACCTGTGCCACAATGCCGTTGAAAAGTTCCGGCTCGAAATTCATCACAGCGCCCATCAAAAGGCCACCGGCACTTCCACCCATCGCGTAAAGGTGTTTTGGTGAGGTATAATTTTCTGTAAATAAATATTTTGCAGCATCGATGAAATCAAAGAAAGTATTCTTTTTATGCAGCATTTTACCATCCTCGTACCAGTCCCGGCCAAGATATTCTCCACCGCGGATGTGGGCAATCGCATAGATAAATCCACGGTCGAGAAGCGAAAGCCTTACGTTCGAGAAACTCGCGTCTACGGTATGTCCGTAACTTCCGTAGCCGTATAACAACAATGGCGTTTCCGCTGATTTCACCGTATTTTTATGGTAAACTAAAGAAACCGGGATTTTTTTTCCGTCGCGCGCTGGCGCCCAAATCCGTTCTGAAATATAATTTTCCTGAAAAAATTTTCCGCCCAAAACCTCCTGCTGTTTTAAGATTTTGGATGTTTTTTCCTTCATGTCAAATTCCAGGGTGGCGCTTGGCCGGGTCATTGAGGTATAACCATAGCGTAATTTTTCTGTGTCAAATTCCAGATTCAACCCAATATAAGCTGTATAGGTGGGGTCGGAAAACGGAATATAATACGATTCTCCGGAATGGGTTTCAATAATCCTGATTTGAAGGAGTCCTTGATTTCTTTCCTCCAGAACCAGATAATTTTTAAAGATTTCAAAACCTTCAAGCAGGATGTTTTCGCGGTGCGGAATGACATCTTCCCAATTTTCGATGCCGCAGTTCCCAACTTTTGTTTTTACGAGTTTAAAGTTGGTTGCCCCGTCAGCATTGGTTATGATATAGAATTCATCCTCAAAATGTTCGACGGAATATTCCAGACCGTCTGCTCTTTGCTTAACCACTTTCCACTCTGCAAAAACATCCGCCGCCGGAATAAACCGGTGCTCATCTGAAATGGTGCTTGAGCTGGCAATAAAAATGTATTCTAATGATTTTGTTTTAAAAATATTGACATCAAATGCTTCATTTTTTTCATCAAAAACCAAAACGTCTTCACTGGAATCGGTTCCGATTTTATGGCGGTAAACTTGGAAAGCCCGCAGGTTCTTATCCTTCCTGATATAGAAAACATGCTGGTTGTCGTTCGCCCAAACTGCCTTTCCCGTTGTATTTGGGATTTGGTCCGGAAGAATTTCGCCGGTTATTACATTTTTGATTTGTATGTTGTAAATCCGCCTCCCTACATGATCCGAAGAAAAAGTTGCCAGCTCATTATTTGGGCTCACAGCTACGCTTCCTACTTCAAAAAACTGTTTACCTTCAGCTAAAATATTCACATCAAGAATAATTTCTTCAGGGTTTTCAAGCGTTAGATGTTTTCTGGAAAAAATGGGATATTCGTTGTTGTCCTGATATTTTACGAAATACCAGTATTCATTAAAAAAATACGGAAGCGACTCGTCATCCTTCTTGTAGCGGGCTTTCATTTCCTCAAAGAGTTCGTTCTGCAATTCCTGCGTGTCTTTCATCACGAAGTCGCAGTAGGCATTTTCCTCTTCCAGATATTTCAGGACTTCCGGATTTTCGCGTTCATTCATCCAAAAATAAGAATCCACGCGACGGTCGCCGTGTATTTCCAGGATTTTGTCTGTTTTTTTTGCTTTTGGTGGCTGCATCGTATTTTCTACACTTTAAAAGTAATAAAAAACCATCTTATCCATAGGAAAAGACGGTTTTGTTCAATATTTCTCAACGGTTTACTTACCGTTTCTTATAAATTTCTCAATCGCCATCGTCATGGATGGGGTTTCTTTTGTGGGAGCCATTACATCCACTCTCAGTCCCGACTGTTCTGCAGCATTCTGTGTTGTAGTACCGAAAACTGCGATCTTGGTGTCTCCTTGTTTGAAGTCTTTAAAGTTTTCGTGCAAAGATTTGATTCCCTGCGGGCTGAAGAATACCAGCATATCGTAATCCTTGATTGTGATATCAGAAAGATCGGAACATACGGTTCGGTACATCACTGCTTTGGTCCAGTCAACATTGGCTTTGTCGAGAACAGTAGCAATATCAGAATTCATGATATCAGAAGCCGGCACGAGATATTTTTCGTTCGGGTACTTCTTGAAAAGCGGCAGCAAATCAGCAAAGTTTTTCTCTCCGAAACTGATTTTTCTCTTTCTGTAAACTATATGCTTCTGCAAATAATTGGCAATTGCTTCAGACTGGCAGATATACCTCATGGCATCCGGGACAGCAAAACGCATTTCTTCAGCGAGCCTGAAGTAGTGGTCGATGGCGTTTTTACTCGTGAAGATCACCCCGGTATATTGCGACAGATCAATCTTTTGAGTTCTGAGTTCTTTCGCATCAACACCTTCTACATGAATGAAAGGCCTGAAATCAATCCTGATTTTTTCCTTTTTTGCGATTTCCAGATAAGGTGAAGATTCCGCGGGAGACGGTTGTGAAACTAAAATAGACTTAATTTTTGCCATCAATTTTGTTTTAATAAAAAAGCAATTTCCACAGCGCTAAAACCGGTGCAAATTGCAGCGTGCAAATATACAAAAATTTATAATACCATTCGTTTGGCAGGATGTAGTTGCGGTTGAACGCGTAGAAGAAATTCTTGAAAATGAATATCATAGCAGCTGAAAGTACCGAAATAGCAAATAGCTTTTCGCGGTCAGTATTAAAGTAATAATTCACCATATTGGCGATAATCAGCAGGATAGAAACCGCCATATAGAATTTCGAACTCACAAAATACAGCCGACCCCATTTTTTGTCCTGCCCGATTGAGGAATACAAAAAGAACGTAAAGAAAAACTTGAGGATGTAAAATACCGAAACCGCCAGCAGCGCAAACCCAAATTTATTCAGCGAATAGCCAAAAAAACTGAATTCTTCGATAAATTTTGGCAGTATTGGGATATAGGACGAGATAAAAGTCGCCAGCAAAACAGCGTAGACTACTGAGACAATCAGCCAGGTTGGGAAAATGTTTCCAGAATCAATAAAATTTTGAGTGAAAAACGCGCCAAGTCCCGATTGCCTCTGCAGATACTGCATCACGATTATAAATACCAGTATCGCGCCCAGTATTATGAATATTACCCAATCATTTTGTTGTGCCAGTCTTACCAAAGGTAAATTTTTTGCAAAAATAAGAATTATTCAGCCCGAAAAAAACAAAGCAAAATAGATTATCTTTGCACCCGAAATGAAGAAACTCGTCATCATCCCTACTTACAACGAGAAAGAAAATATAGAAACCATCATCACTGCTGTTTTTGGGCTGAATGATGATTTCCATATTTTGGTCGTTGACGATTCCTCACCCGACGGAACCGCGGAAATTGTAAAAAAATTGCAGCAGAAACATCCCGGTTTTCTTCATCTAACTGTTAGAAGAGTAAAGGACGGCCTCGGGAAAGCCTACATCCACGGATTTAAATGGGCCATTGACAAAGGTTACGACTACATTTTCGAAATGGATGCAGATTTTTCGCACAATCCGAATGATTTGCCCAAACTTTATGAAGCCTGTAAAAACGCTGATATGTCGGTGGGTTCCCGGTATTCACAGGGTGTAAATGTGGTGAACTGGCCCATGGGGAGGGTTTTGCTTTCTTATTTTGCTTCGAGATATGTGCGTTTCGTGCTGGGAATTCCGGTTTACGATACCACTGCCGGTTTTGTTTGTTTTAAAAGGGAAACGCTGCAAAAAATAGGATTGGACAAAATAAAACTGAAAGGTTACGGTTTTCAGGTTGAAATGAAATACCGCGTTTTCCAGAAAGGAATGAAAATCGTGGAAGTGCCGATCATTTTCACCAACAGGTTATTGGGTGAAAGCAAGATGAATGGCGGAATTATCGGAGAAGCCATCTTCGGAATCCTGAAGCTCCGCTGGAAATCATTAATCGGAAAATTATGAAAAAACTGATTTTTCTTTTTGTGCTGATTTTGTTTTCGTGCAAAGATTCAAAACCGGTCAACCGTCCTAATAACCTTATCGAAAAGGATAAAATGGCCGCGCTCATTGCCGATTTTGCAATCAGTGACCAAATGGGCATGATGAATCCCAGCGGAAATCTGGATACCAGCGCAAGATTTATTCTGAATAAGCACGCCGTTACTGCAAAACAGTTTACAGAAAGCTACGAATATTACCTTAGCTCACCCGCAACCGTAAGAGATATCTTGGAAGAAGCCCAGGACATCATAAAGTCCCAGGATGCGGATGCAGAGAAGTTTATTGATAAAAAATTGAAGGAAATTGGCAATACTGTGCCGCCTTCAGCACGATAAAATTTATGGAAAAGAAGTTTTTTGAAATAGAAAAAACCACGGAAAGCAAAGCCAGAGCCGGCGTAATCACGACCGACCACGGGCAGGTTCAGACGCCGATTTTTATGCCGGTAGGAACCGTGGCGTCCGTAAAAACCGTGCATCAGCGTGAATTGAAGGAGGACATCAAGGCACAGATTATTCTTGGCAACACTTACCACCTTTACCTCCGTCCGAAAATGGATGTGATGCAGGAAGCCGGCGGGTTACATAAATTCATGAACTGGGATTTGCCGATTCTCACCGATTCCGGCGGTTACCAGGTTTTTTCGCTTTCAGATACCAGAAAAATCACCGAAGAAGGTTCGAAATTCAAATCGCATATCGACGGCAGTTATCATTTTATTTCTCCTGAAAAATCCATGGAAATACAAAGACAGATCGGGGGAGATATTTTTATGGCGTTCGATGAGTGTACGCCCTATCCATGCGAATACAACCAAGCTAAGGAATCGATGGAAATGACGCACCGCTGGCTTAAAAGATGTATCAAGTGGTGCGATGAAAATCCTGAAATTTACGGCCACAGGCAAAGGCTTTTCCCTATTGTGCAGGGTTCAACCTATTCGGATTTAAGAAAGATTTCTGCGGAATTTATTTCAGAACAGAATGCTGAAGGAAACGCGATCGGTGGACTTTCCGTGGGCGAACCGGAAGATGAAATGTACCGGATTACCAATGAAGTTACTGACATTTTGCCGATCGAAAAACCAAGATATCTGATGGGCGTCGGAACTCCGTGGAACATTCTGGAAAGCATTGGTTTGGGCGTAGATATGATGGATTGCGTGATGCCAACCAGAAATGCCAGAAACGGAATGCTCTTCACGTGGCAAGGCGTCATCAATATCAAAAATGAAAAATGGAAGAACGATTTTTCGCAGCTGGATGAGTTTGGGACGAGTTTTGTGGACAGGGAATATTCCAAAGCTTACGTACGGCACCTTTTCGTTTCCAGGGAATATCTTGCGAAACAAATCGCCTCAATCCATAATCTTGCGTTTTACCTGGACTTGGTGCGTGTAGCGAGAGAGCATATTTTGGCAGGAGATTTCTATCAGTGGAAAGATTCTGTGGTCCCTGTATTAAGACACAGGCTTTAAAATTTTTATTTTTATCAATAGTTATTATTTTTAAGAATGCCAATAATTGACCGCTACATCATCAAAAAATTCCTGGGTACACTCGGGTTTATGCTGCTGTTGCTG
The sequence above is a segment of the Chryseobacterium taklimakanense genome. Coding sequences within it:
- a CDS encoding peptidoglycan D,D-transpeptidase FtsI family protein, whose translation is MKSQYFKILTVLVSLALIFIVRLAYLQLFTDRYALNAANTSIKTEYIIPQRGIIFDRNGKILVGNMPSYEISFTQALLKPDFDTIGFCNLMKISKQDFIKRIQNLKKEKYYSKVTPMTFMKNLSREEVARIQEIIFKYPAFSIVQRPQRQYEVNTSGNLLGYTSEVNDYDLKKDSLYYLPGDNIGKSGVEKAYEKELRGIKGVQYIQKDIKLRNVGPYKNGELDKDVITGKDITLTIDYDLQRIAEEMMVNKRGGIVALDPNNGEILVLATGPDIDPNIFTGPNKSKEISKLVNDKFNQPMFDRSIQSAHMPGSTFKMFTALAAMQMGVMDEKTVFPCGGGFNYRGLRIKGHGGADPLIPSIQVSSNCYFSYAYLAIINKYPGNPSKGVDEWKAIMKSFGFGEFLNNDLAAGVKGRIPTGEFYEKRMASIYKASGNKADPKKWDPLATGAVFNGMGQGDVMLTPLQLANGVAAIANKGFYYTPHIVKSIDGKPNPDPRFKVKHKTLVDPKHFEPVLKGMEAVVQAGTARGLKSNDFTMLAKTGTAQVPQGKDNSVFVLIAPADKPKIVVVALMEHAGFGATWAGPASAVIAEKYLTGTVKREHLYKKMVTSSFMGEYRRQWIADLKRKGLYKEPDKDSLRIISIEDSLRTITDKNLRSSLIYKRDSLKLRFNERQAAKQREALKKKQLQTQTPNKPK
- the rodA gene encoding rod shape-determining protein RodA; the protein is MKWAQGLDKTGIGLYILICLFAVANIYSVDEGLGKKQLIFFILSLFIGFIIFVTRSKFFENLSGIFYIGGVLLLIGLFPFGTEILGQKNWYKFGGFTMQPVEFAKIGTALMLSNYVAGPDFNLRYKKSLWTSLAIIGIPAIVVLAIPDVGSLLVFGAFVIALYREGLSGWFFGVIGILAAVFLISLAVNPLYVVFGILALAGILILLNYRRISWNVISIASIIGAVGVLCGLAMATPKILEKMPKHQRERIEVLYKGEKAFRDTSGYNLLYSKTAIGSGGFFGKGYKQGSVTQGKFVPEQETDYIFCTVGEEWGFFGSVLLVLAYAVYIGRIYFLAENQKTIFNRVFGYCFASILLIHFGINLGMVMGLFPTVGIPLPYFSYGGSSLLAFSIMTAIFFKLNYTDKNSLV
- a CDS encoding response regulator transcription factor translates to MSNRILLVEDDQSFGAVLKDYLTINNFEVTLATDGEQGLKEFTENEFDICIFDVMMPKKDGFSLAEDVKKIDKNTPIIFLTARNMREDILKGYQIGADDYITKPFDTELLLYKIKAILQRSTTLENEEQEQFKISNIFFDSMLRQLRVGDNEYKLSPKENELLKLLCIHRNDFMPRDLALRKIWKKENYFTARSMDVYIAKLRKLLKDDEGLEIINVHGEGFRLLVKN
- a CDS encoding four helix bundle protein, yielding MKNPTENPIRHKSFEFAVRIVNLYKMLTSERKEFVMSKQLLRSGTSIGANIEEAAAAFSKKEFIAKNQISYKESFETSFWLRLLNRTEYLNDKEFQSMFDDNEEIIKILTSILKTSKNNED
- a CDS encoding sensor histidine kinase → MNQRFIPIISILMSISVVIFVTLQIKWLKEYYGALDQDFSNKVSIALDQSVKKIEDIEYNQLINENYKNFGKTVLANNAQPSSTIIQQTEDSASKRTITYQKNIIERENLPISNTGDSLNRIKLWTDENLIKIQRDTTKREALTAALNSSINSGEFSLKEFVRVEGSNRPIEKRVSPQTIDSVVSNALKNNGITSGFGYGIFDKNNKLTTLTNEDYRKQQTNTKYDKVLFRDSKDNPLYTLSLVFPRKDVSLIKNNLPMLLGTFLSLLTILGIYITSINYMMQQKRIADVKTDFINNMSHEFKTPLATISVATDSLANDTIATNPEKVKYYSQLIKQENLRMKKQVENVLNMSKLERNEVQLFLKETNMRQLIRDISQSFQLIVNERNGSLIQEFDADRYIVKVDEFHISNMLVNLLDNANKYSPEAPEIKVKTKNEGHWYVIEISDKGMGMDAINKNKIFEKFFREETGNIHNVKGQGLGLSYVKKIIELHKGQIHVESVKGKGSTFTIKLPMS
- a CDS encoding S9 family peptidase, with translation MQPPKAKKTDKILEIHGDRRVDSYFWMNERENPEVLKYLEEENAYCDFVMKDTQELQNELFEEMKARYKKDDESLPYFFNEYWYFVKYQDNNEYPIFSRKHLTLENPEEIILDVNILAEGKQFFEVGSVAVSPNNELATFSSDHVGRRIYNIQIKNVITGEILPDQIPNTTGKAVWANDNQHVFYIRKDKNLRAFQVYRHKIGTDSSEDVLVFDEKNEAFDVNIFKTKSLEYIFIASSSTISDEHRFIPAADVFAEWKVVKQRADGLEYSVEHFEDEFYIITNADGATNFKLVKTKVGNCGIENWEDVIPHRENILLEGFEIFKNYLVLEERNQGLLQIRIIETHSGESYYIPFSDPTYTAYIGLNLEFDTEKLRYGYTSMTRPSATLEFDMKEKTSKILKQQEVLGGKFFQENYISERIWAPARDGKKIPVSLVYHKNTVKSAETPLLLYGYGSYGHTVDASFSNVRLSLLDRGFIYAIAHIRGGEYLGRDWYEDGKMLHKKNTFFDFIDAAKYLFTENYTSPKHLYAMGGSAGGLLMGAVMNFEPELFNGIVAQVPFVDVVTTMLDDTIPLTTGEYDEWGNPNQKKYYDYMKSYSPYDNIEQKRYPNILITTGLHDSQVQYWEPAKWTAKLRDLKTDSNILIFKTDMSSGHGGASGRFESLKEDALEYAFLLKLERK
- a CDS encoding uroporphyrinogen-III synthase; the encoded protein is MAKIKSILVSQPSPAESSPYLEIAKKEKIRIDFRPFIHVEGVDAKELRTQKIDLSQYTGVIFTSKNAIDHYFRLAEEMRFAVPDAMRYICQSEAIANYLQKHIVYRKRKISFGEKNFADLLPLFKKYPNEKYLVPASDIMNSDIATVLDKANVDWTKAVMYRTVCSDLSDITIKDYDMLVFFSPQGIKSLHENFKDFKQGDTKIAVFGTTTQNAAEQSGLRVDVMAPTKETPSMTMAIEKFIRNGK
- a CDS encoding DUF4271 domain-containing protein, producing MVRLAQQNDWVIFIILGAILVFIIVMQYLQRQSGLGAFFTQNFIDSGNIFPTWLIVSVVYAVLLATFISSYIPILPKFIEEFSFFGYSLNKFGFALLAVSVFYILKFFFTFFLYSSIGQDKKWGRLYFVSSKFYMAVSILLIIANMVNYYFNTDREKLFAISVLSAAMIFIFKNFFYAFNRNYILPNEWYYKFLYICTLQFAPVLALWKLLFY
- a CDS encoding polyprenol monophosphomannose synthase, translated to MKKLVIIPTYNEKENIETIITAVFGLNDDFHILVVDDSSPDGTAEIVKKLQQKHPGFLHLTVRRVKDGLGKAYIHGFKWAIDKGYDYIFEMDADFSHNPNDLPKLYEACKNADMSVGSRYSQGVNVVNWPMGRVLLSYFASRYVRFVLGIPVYDTTAGFVCFKRETLQKIGLDKIKLKGYGFQVEMKYRVFQKGMKIVEVPIIFTNRLLGESKMNGGIIGEAIFGILKLRWKSLIGKL
- a CDS encoding DUF4296 domain-containing protein, with protein sequence MKKLIFLFVLILFSCKDSKPVNRPNNLIEKDKMAALIADFAISDQMGMMNPSGNLDTSARFILNKHAVTAKQFTESYEYYLSSPATVRDILEEAQDIIKSQDADAEKFIDKKLKEIGNTVPPSAR
- the tgt gene encoding tRNA guanosine(34) transglycosylase Tgt yields the protein MEKKFFEIEKTTESKARAGVITTDHGQVQTPIFMPVGTVASVKTVHQRELKEDIKAQIILGNTYHLYLRPKMDVMQEAGGLHKFMNWDLPILTDSGGYQVFSLSDTRKITEEGSKFKSHIDGSYHFISPEKSMEIQRQIGGDIFMAFDECTPYPCEYNQAKESMEMTHRWLKRCIKWCDENPEIYGHRQRLFPIVQGSTYSDLRKISAEFISEQNAEGNAIGGLSVGEPEDEMYRITNEVTDILPIEKPRYLMGVGTPWNILESIGLGVDMMDCVMPTRNARNGMLFTWQGVINIKNEKWKNDFSQLDEFGTSFVDREYSKAYVRHLFVSREYLAKQIASIHNLAFYLDLVRVAREHILAGDFYQWKDSVVPVLRHRL